The Novosphingobium terrae genome has a window encoding:
- a CDS encoding TonB-dependent receptor plug domain-containing protein, whose protein sequence is MSIKGHIKGSGMIWGASVLAVVSVLTVPGAAMAQDTPQADAAKPEAPPVAAPSAGLPANANTAPADTEQQNREIVVTGTAIRGVAPVGSATVNIGRENIVQSGVRDAGSLISNMPQGSSQGTTLANTGGRSGGVNLRGLGNNATLLLFDGHRTVTQGVQNLIPDPNTIPFGAIERVEVVTDGASAVYGSDAVAGVVNYIFRRPFNGAELTYHYTHTIYDEQAVDGVFGRKWDGGGIVVAASYKGNTPVIQGTIPQLRADLSQYGGLDSRLQGTTFNSVGANGALIVGNTVYGLPANLNGRTPTTAEVLALKGNPQLTDLSDYTDYYTARAQYSVVVRAQQDFGTYGDLTLTGMFNRRTNDAIGSGDGAFQSIAVAIPTTSPYYVAGLGTGSESVVYNFRLNNPGRALDRHDFENTRNMLFDYHLGLVGDLRFTASGGMGTSTGCAVCQPQPNTILTSTIGGASTASLFNPYQQGAQAGANGIFGVFIQNSHNEMYDFLPKIDGSLFRLPGGKVRIAIGGEWTRTYYQQESDYTLNPTTTLTTFRYTSTHRNVYSLFGEAYVPIFGPDNAIPGFKRLDLSGAVRYDKYSDFGSTLNPKFGLTWKPIDDLQLRGSYGTSFRAPTLAESSFNVVGAANRTFIANNLNDPTIPVSNASNGTSLVLVSTFRFTPLKPERANVFSLGADYAPHYVPGLKFGVTFYSVNYRDRISTLPNSSVALSSAANYALYKSFFTVAPQPAGCVNGSVNGNPGTPQYATYNPAYLPYLNAPGSYPPTTANDCQLVGILNAATLNLGRVEQSGLDFTLNYRHDLNFAIVSVDGAFTDILKLKRNLLPGAPMYDALDTIGEQVSKRGRFSLGLEKGAFNGNIAANYIGGYLNNQTPTVNGVKLPNQQVPSWTTFDLNLSFTPKVDGTSMFAGTRLTLSARNFTDKAPPIVLNSLNTQNGLPTAVDLNTHNILGRIFTVEVSKKF, encoded by the coding sequence ATGTCGATCAAGGGGCATATCAAGGGTTCTGGCATGATCTGGGGGGCATCGGTTCTTGCCGTTGTTTCGGTGCTGACTGTGCCGGGGGCAGCAATGGCGCAAGATACGCCGCAGGCCGATGCCGCAAAGCCCGAAGCGCCCCCGGTCGCCGCGCCTTCGGCAGGCCTGCCCGCCAACGCCAACACCGCCCCCGCCGATACCGAGCAGCAGAACCGCGAGATCGTCGTGACGGGCACCGCCATTCGCGGCGTGGCGCCGGTGGGGTCGGCCACGGTCAACATCGGGCGGGAGAACATCGTGCAGTCCGGCGTGCGCGATGCCGGATCGTTGATTTCCAACATGCCGCAGGGGTCTTCGCAGGGCACAACCCTGGCCAACACCGGCGGGCGCTCGGGCGGCGTCAATCTGCGCGGGCTGGGCAACAACGCCACGCTGCTGCTGTTCGATGGGCATCGCACCGTCACGCAGGGCGTGCAGAATTTGATTCCCGATCCCAACACCATCCCCTTCGGTGCGATCGAGCGTGTGGAGGTCGTCACCGATGGCGCCTCGGCAGTCTATGGGTCGGATGCGGTGGCCGGCGTGGTCAATTACATCTTCCGCCGCCCCTTCAATGGCGCGGAGCTGACCTATCACTACACCCATACCATCTATGACGAGCAGGCTGTCGATGGCGTGTTCGGGCGCAAATGGGATGGTGGCGGCATTGTGGTGGCGGCCAGCTACAAGGGCAACACGCCGGTCATTCAGGGCACGATCCCGCAGCTGCGCGCTGATCTGAGCCAATATGGCGGGCTCGACAGCCGCTTGCAGGGCACGACTTTCAACTCGGTGGGGGCCAATGGCGCGCTGATCGTGGGCAACACGGTCTATGGCCTGCCTGCCAACCTCAATGGCCGCACGCCGACCACGGCGGAGGTGCTGGCGCTGAAGGGCAATCCGCAGCTGACGGATCTGTCCGATTACACCGATTACTACACGGCCCGAGCGCAATACAGCGTGGTGGTGCGCGCCCAGCAGGACTTCGGCACATACGGCGATCTGACGCTGACCGGCATGTTCAACCGCCGCACCAATGATGCCATCGGCTCGGGCGATGGCGCCTTTCAGAGCATCGCCGTCGCCATTCCCACCACCAGCCCTTACTATGTGGCGGGGCTGGGCACCGGCAGTGAATCGGTGGTCTACAATTTCCGCCTGAACAATCCGGGCCGCGCTTTGGACCGCCATGATTTCGAGAACACGCGCAATATGCTCTTCGACTATCATCTCGGCCTTGTGGGTGATCTGCGCTTTACCGCTTCGGGCGGGATGGGCACCTCTACGGGCTGCGCGGTCTGTCAGCCCCAGCCCAACACCATCCTGACCAGCACCATCGGCGGGGCCAGCACCGCCTCGCTGTTCAACCCCTATCAGCAGGGCGCGCAGGCGGGGGCCAATGGCATCTTCGGCGTGTTCATCCAGAACAGCCACAATGAGATGTATGACTTCCTGCCCAAGATCGACGGCAGCCTGTTCCGCCTGCCCGGCGGCAAGGTGCGCATCGCCATCGGCGGTGAATGGACGCGCACCTATTATCAGCAGGAATCCGATTATACGCTCAACCCCACCACCACGCTGACGACCTTCCGCTACACTTCCACACACCGCAACGTCTATTCGCTGTTCGGTGAGGCCTATGTGCCGATCTTCGGGCCGGACAATGCGATCCCCGGCTTCAAGCGGCTCGATCTGTCAGGCGCGGTGCGTTACGACAAATATTCCGACTTCGGCTCGACCTTGAACCCCAAGTTCGGCCTGACCTGGAAGCCGATCGACGATCTGCAGCTGCGCGGCTCCTACGGCACATCCTTCCGCGCGCCCACTTTGGCGGAATCGAGCTTCAATGTGGTGGGCGCGGCCAACCGCACCTTCATCGCCAACAATTTGAACGATCCGACCATCCCGGTGAGCAATGCATCGAATGGCACCTCGCTGGTGCTGGTCTCCACCTTCCGCTTCACGCCTCTGAAGCCTGAGCGGGCCAATGTCTTCTCGCTGGGGGCGGACTATGCGCCGCATTATGTGCCGGGGCTGAAATTCGGCGTCACCTTCTACAGCGTGAACTATCGTGACCGCATCTCGACGCTGCCCAATTCCTCGGTGGCACTGTCCAGCGCGGCCAATTACGCGCTGTATAAAAGCTTCTTCACCGTGGCGCCCCAGCCTGCGGGTTGCGTCAACGGGTCGGTCAACGGCAATCCGGGCACGCCGCAATATGCCACCTACAATCCGGCCTATCTGCCCTATCTGAACGCGCCGGGCAGCTACCCTCCGACCACGGCGAATGACTGCCAGCTGGTGGGCATCCTCAACGCCGCCACGCTGAACCTTGGCCGGGTGGAGCAGAGCGGGCTCGATTTCACGCTGAACTACCGGCATGATCTCAACTTCGCGATTGTGAGCGTGGATGGGGCTTTCACCGACATCCTAAAATTGAAGCGCAATCTGCTGCCCGGCGCGCCGATGTATGACGCGCTCGACACCATCGGCGAGCAGGTGAGCAAGCGTGGCCGCTTCTCGCTGGGGCTGGAAAAGGGGGCCTTCAACGGCAACATCGCGGCCAATTACATCGGCGGCTATCTCAACAATCAGACTCCCACGGTGAATGGCGTGAAGCTGCCCAACCAGCAGGTGCCTTCGTGGACGACCTTCGATCTCAACCTCAGCTTCACGCCGAAGGTCGATGGCACCAGCATGTTCGCGGGCACCCGCCTGACGCTGAGCGCGCGCAACTTTACCGACAAGGCGCCGCCCATCGTGCTCAACAGCCTGAACACGCAGAACGGGCTGCCCACGGCGGTGGATTTGAACACCCACAACATTCTGGGCCGCATTTTTACGGTTGAGGTTTCGAAGAAATTCTGA
- a CDS encoding DUF3142 domain-containing protein translates to MPKRFSGALLLALCLLPGCRQQQSADGPPVEASAYDAFYLWPGVRPAETLHPRTLYLLDGEVRRGGAARMERLRMGTPHLPDQAVWLVVRADRLDWNEATRDAIFADLETWRKAGNGVVGLQVDFDAATKGISGYAAFLSDLRHRLPKAYRLSVTGLMDWSAHGDPQTLTSLAGTVDEVVVQTYQGRSTIPGYETYFRRMEHFPIPFRVALVEHGAWQAPPALKHHPRFRGYVVFLFKPSGR, encoded by the coding sequence ATGCCGAAGCGGTTTTCGGGCGCCCTGCTGCTGGCGCTCTGCCTGCTGCCGGGATGCAGGCAGCAGCAGAGCGCGGATGGGCCCCCGGTCGAAGCTTCCGCCTATGATGCCTTCTATCTCTGGCCGGGGGTGCGCCCTGCCGAGACCCTTCACCCGCGCACGCTCTATCTGCTCGATGGCGAGGTGCGGCGCGGCGGCGCGGCGCGTATGGAAAGGCTGCGTATGGGCACGCCGCATCTGCCCGATCAGGCAGTCTGGCTGGTGGTGCGCGCCGACCGGCTCGACTGGAACGAGGCGACGCGCGATGCCATCTTCGCTGATCTGGAAACATGGCGGAAGGCAGGCAACGGGGTTGTCGGCCTGCAGGTGGATTTCGATGCGGCGACAAAGGGCATCTCCGGCTATGCTGCGTTCCTCAGCGATCTGCGCCATCGCCTGCCCAAGGCATACCGCCTCTCCGTCACCGGGCTGATGGACTGGAGCGCGCATGGCGATCCGCAGACGCTGACCTCGCTGGCGGGGACGGTGGATGAGGTGGTCGTCCAGACCTATCAGGGCCGCAGCACCATTCCGGGCTATGAAACCTATTTCCGCCGGATGGAGCATTTTCCCATCCCCTTCCGCGTCGCGCTGGTGGAGCATGGGGCATGGCAGGCGCCGCCTGCGCTGAAGCATCACCCCAGGTTTCGCGGCTATGTGGTGTTTCTGTTCAAACCTTCCGGCCGGTAA
- a CDS encoding cation:dicarboxylate symporter family transporter, with protein sequence MTVLSHTMDPARAHPAPARPRIWKQLWLWVLLAMVLGVVLGMEAPHTGLLMQPLGDAFIRLISMVIAPLIFCTIVSGIANMADMSRVGRIAIKTLAVFYAMTLLAIVIALLAANILQPGVGMNVDPAALHSTNLADYLNRAEQITPMAFILNIIPKSFFGAFVEGNVLQVLFLAVLSGFALIWMGARAQPLLDVLDAGLQMIFRIVGMVMWVAPVGAFGAIAFTVGKFGVASLASLGTLIGEFYLACLAFILCAIVPIALWCGFSPFKFLRLFRDELLISIATTSSEAVLPRIITKLTEAGCEKGLAGFTVPAGYSFNLTGACLYLGMATIFLAQATNTPLSFAHQLGLVLLMTVTSKGAAGIPGAAFVVLAATISMDHTIPVGSVALLLGIHRLMSQGFTPTFIITNAAATMGIAKWDKALDTEQMRARLG encoded by the coding sequence ATGACTGTTCTGTCGCACACCATGGACCCGGCCCGCGCGCATCCCGCCCCGGCGCGGCCCCGCATCTGGAAGCAGCTGTGGCTCTGGGTGCTGCTGGCCATGGTGCTGGGCGTGGTGCTGGGCATGGAGGCGCCCCATACGGGCTTGCTGATGCAGCCGCTGGGCGATGCCTTTATCCGGCTGATCTCCATGGTGATCGCGCCGCTGATCTTCTGCACCATCGTGAGCGGCATCGCCAATATGGCCGATATGTCGCGGGTGGGGCGCATCGCGATCAAGACGCTGGCGGTCTTCTATGCGATGACTTTGCTGGCCATCGTGATCGCACTGCTGGCGGCCAACATCCTGCAGCCGGGCGTGGGGATGAATGTCGATCCTGCCGCCCTGCACAGCACCAATCTGGCCGATTACCTCAACCGCGCCGAACAGATCACGCCGATGGCCTTTATCCTCAACATCATCCCCAAGAGCTTCTTCGGCGCCTTTGTGGAAGGCAATGTGCTTCAGGTGCTGTTTCTGGCGGTGCTGAGCGGCTTTGCCCTGATCTGGATGGGTGCGCGGGCCCAGCCGCTGCTCGATGTGCTGGATGCCGGGTTGCAAATGATCTTCCGCATCGTGGGCATGGTGATGTGGGTGGCGCCCGTCGGCGCTTTCGGCGCGATCGCCTTTACGGTGGGCAAGTTCGGCGTGGCATCGCTGGCGTCGCTGGGCACGCTGATCGGCGAGTTCTATCTGGCCTGCCTTGCCTTCATCCTCTGCGCCATCGTGCCGATTGCCCTGTGGTGCGGCTTCAGCCCCTTCAAATTCCTGCGCCTGTTCCGCGACGAACTGCTGATCAGCATCGCCACCACCTCTTCAGAAGCGGTGCTGCCCCGCATCATCACCAAGCTGACCGAGGCTGGCTGTGAGAAAGGTCTGGCGGGCTTCACCGTGCCTGCGGGCTATTCCTTCAACCTGACCGGGGCCTGCCTCTATCTGGGCATGGCGACGATCTTTCTGGCGCAGGCGACGAACACGCCGCTCAGCTTTGCCCATCAGCTTGGTCTGGTGCTGCTGATGACCGTCACCTCCAAGGGCGCGGCGGGCATTCCGGGCGCGGCCTTTGTGGTGCTGGCGGCGACCATCTCGATGGATCACACCATTCCGGTGGGCAGCGTGGCGCTGCTGCTGGGCATTCACCGCCTGATGTCTCAGGGCTTTACGCCCACCTTCATCATCACCAATGCGGCGGCGACCATGGGCATCGCCAAATGGGACAAGGCGCTGGACACAGAGCAGATGCGCGCAAGGCTGGGATAA